One Streptomyces sp. ML-6 genomic region harbors:
- a CDS encoding TIGR03936 family radical SAM-associated protein, with amino-acid sequence MQRIRLRYTKRGRLRFTSHRDFQRAFERALRRSEVPMAYSAGFTPHPKVSYANAAPTGTGSEAEFLEIALTEHRDPAVLREQLDASLPDGLDIVDAVEARTSGLADRLTASVWELRLDGVDPADAAGAVAAFNGAGTVEVQRRAKNGVRTFDARAAVVDLQALDSRPDRSGDGPCAILRLVVRHVTPAVRPDDVLSGLRVVADLAPPVPAAVTRLAQGLFDEESGTVTDPLAPDREAAPAAPPTAAGTAVATAPEGAGSA; translated from the coding sequence GTGCAGCGCATCCGACTGCGCTACACCAAGCGCGGCCGCCTCCGGTTCACCAGTCACCGTGACTTCCAGCGTGCCTTCGAGCGGGCACTGCGCCGCTCCGAGGTGCCCATGGCCTACTCGGCCGGCTTCACCCCGCACCCGAAGGTGTCGTACGCCAACGCCGCCCCCACCGGTACGGGCAGCGAGGCCGAGTTCCTGGAGATCGCACTCACCGAGCACCGCGATCCGGCCGTGCTGCGCGAGCAGCTCGACGCCTCGCTGCCGGACGGTCTCGACATCGTCGATGCCGTGGAGGCCCGCACCTCGGGCCTCGCCGACCGGCTGACCGCCTCCGTCTGGGAACTGCGCCTGGACGGCGTGGACCCGGCGGACGCGGCCGGGGCCGTGGCCGCCTTCAACGGGGCCGGGACCGTCGAGGTCCAGCGCCGTGCGAAGAACGGCGTGCGCACCTTCGACGCCCGCGCCGCCGTGGTCGACCTGCAGGCCCTCGATTCTCGACCTGATAGGTCCGGGGACGGGCCCTGTGCGATACTGCGGCTGGTTGTTCGGCACGTGACACCTGCCGTGCGACCTGACGACGTCCTGTCCGGTCTCCGCGTTGTGGCCGACCTGGCGCCGCCGGTCCCCGCAGCGGTGACCAGGCTGGCGCAGGGGCTCTTCGACGAGGAGTCCGGCACGGTGACCGACCCGCTCGCGCCCGACCGCGAGGCAGCTCCGGCCGCTCCACCCACGGCCGCCGGGACCGCCGTCGCGACGGCGCCGGAAGGTGCAGGTTCCGCGTAA